In Flavobacterium lacustre, a genomic segment contains:
- a CDS encoding DUF4369 domain-containing protein: MKKISIALITLTLLAACSEKESKTNLHLTGNIKGLKKGTLYVQRVVDTTLVAIDTITIDGNAAFESDLDLKSPEMLYLFLDRGVSNSLDNNVMFFAEPGKINIETSLDAYISDAKITGSKNNDLYEEYQKVNIRFRDENLNLIEKKFKAIKSNNTKTIDSISAKQEGNIKRKYLYATNFAINNKNFEVAPYIALSEIYDINIKYLDTIQKSMTPKVAQSLYGKKLTEYIASIKNQK, translated from the coding sequence ATGAAAAAAATTAGTATCGCATTAATTACGCTTACACTTTTAGCCGCATGTAGCGAAAAAGAATCAAAAACAAACTTGCATCTTACCGGAAATATAAAAGGATTAAAAAAAGGAACTTTATACGTTCAAAGAGTGGTAGACACCACACTCGTAGCTATCGATACGATTACCATCGACGGAAATGCTGCATTTGAAAGTGATTTAGATTTAAAATCACCGGAGATGCTGTATTTATTTTTAGACAGAGGCGTGAGCAATTCTCTTGACAATAATGTAATGTTCTTTGCAGAACCAGGAAAAATAAATATTGAAACCAGTTTAGATGCCTATATTTCTGATGCTAAAATTACAGGCTCAAAAAACAATGATTTATATGAAGAATATCAAAAAGTAAACATACGCTTCAGAGATGAAAACCTGAATTTAATTGAAAAAAAATTCAAAGCTATCAAAAGCAATAACACAAAAACAATAGATAGTATTTCAGCCAAACAAGAAGGAAATATCAAAAGAAAGTACCTGTATGCAACTAATTTTGCCATTAACAATAAAAACTTCGAAGTGGCGCCTTACATAGCCTTATCAGAGATATACGATATCAATATTAAGTATTTGGACACCATCCAAAAATCGATGACTCCAAAAGTAGCTCAATCGCTTTACGGTAAAAAACTAACCGAATATATCGCTTCAATTAAAAACCAGAAATAA
- a CDS encoding peptidase M61, whose protein sequence is MKRILFSFAFAAMLWSCKTGSTATATTSKQEVSVSINLIDVKDDKVLVTVTTPKINTDEVTYSIPKIVPGTYTEDNYGKYIEDVKAFDAKGALLSVTKKDDNNWTIKNAKALRTITYLVNDTYDTENGKGFGKEDVFSPAGTNIDAGVNFMINMHGFVGYFLDKIDLPYKVTISHPETLWGATSMIDLDTTATTDVFITSRYAELVENPVMYAKPDYTTFTVDGMDILIGVYSPTGKVTAESITPEMKTMMTAQKTFLGKINANKKYSVLLYLSTMAQTDAKGFGALEHPTATTVVLPEMLPKEELVKSMKDVVSHEFFHIVTPLTIHSKEIQYFDYNAPKMSEHLWLYEGVTEYFANLFQINQGLIDETEFYSRIAEKIEHAKKLNDTMPFTTMSANVLVAPYKDQYLNVYEKGALIGMCIDIIIREKSNGERGILDMMHQLANEYGVSKPFNDNELFAKITELTYPEVGAFLTQYVSGPTPIPYETYLGKVGVTKAMEKAPGNVFLKGQMPYITVNPNTKEISVIPSSESIDFYKNLGLKGGDIIVAINEKPYSLDNIYEMISESQNWKENDAITLKIKRDGKEQTIKGKVKLPYEEKEGLKATDATKTTLKNTWLKG, encoded by the coding sequence ATGAAAAGAATACTATTTTCCTTTGCTTTTGCAGCCATGCTTTGGAGTTGCAAAACCGGAAGTACTGCAACTGCTACAACTTCAAAACAAGAAGTTTCCGTTAGCATTAATCTTATCGATGTAAAGGACGACAAAGTACTGGTTACGGTTACAACACCAAAAATCAATACTGATGAAGTAACATACAGCATTCCTAAAATTGTTCCAGGAACCTATACCGAGGACAATTATGGTAAATATATTGAAGACGTAAAGGCATTCGATGCCAAAGGAGCACTTTTGTCTGTTACTAAAAAAGATGATAATAACTGGACAATTAAAAATGCAAAAGCATTACGCACCATCACATATTTAGTAAATGACACCTACGACACCGAAAACGGAAAAGGATTTGGTAAAGAAGATGTGTTTTCTCCAGCAGGTACAAATATTGACGCAGGTGTCAACTTTATGATTAACATGCATGGCTTTGTAGGCTACTTTCTGGACAAAATCGACTTGCCGTACAAAGTGACCATCAGCCATCCGGAAACACTTTGGGGCGCAACCTCTATGATTGATTTAGACACAACCGCTACAACAGACGTTTTTATAACTTCACGTTATGCTGAATTAGTGGAAAACCCGGTGATGTATGCCAAACCGGATTACACCACGTTTACAGTAGACGGAATGGACATCCTGATTGGTGTATATTCCCCAACAGGAAAAGTAACGGCAGAAAGCATTACTCCGGAAATGAAAACAATGATGACAGCCCAAAAAACGTTTTTAGGCAAAATCAATGCAAACAAAAAATACAGCGTGCTATTGTATTTATCAACCATGGCACAAACCGATGCGAAAGGCTTTGGCGCTTTAGAACATCCAACTGCAACCACGGTGGTTTTACCGGAAATGTTACCGAAAGAAGAATTGGTGAAATCAATGAAAGATGTGGTTTCACACGAATTTTTCCACATTGTAACGCCATTGACAATCCATTCGAAAGAAATTCAATATTTTGATTACAATGCTCCAAAAATGTCAGAACATTTATGGCTGTACGAAGGAGTTACAGAATATTTTGCAAATCTGTTCCAAATCAATCAAGGACTAATCGATGAAACTGAATTTTACAGCCGAATTGCTGAAAAAATAGAACATGCCAAAAAACTGAATGACACCATGCCGTTCACCACGATGAGCGCAAACGTATTGGTGGCTCCATACAAAGACCAGTATTTGAATGTGTATGAAAAAGGAGCACTTATTGGAATGTGTATCGACATCATCATCAGAGAAAAAAGCAACGGAGAAAGAGGAATTTTGGATATGATGCACCAATTAGCAAATGAATATGGCGTTTCAAAACCATTCAATGACAACGAACTTTTTGCAAAAATAACCGAATTGACCTATCCTGAAGTAGGCGCTTTTTTAACGCAATACGTGTCTGGACCAACTCCGATTCCTTATGAAACCTATTTAGGAAAAGTAGGGGTAACAAAAGCTATGGAGAAAGCTCCCGGAAATGTATTCTTAAAAGGACAAATGCCCTATATTACGGTAAATCCGAATACCAAAGAAATTAGTGTTATTCCAAGTAGTGAATCAATTGATTTTTACAAAAATCTGGGCCTCAAAGGAGGAGATATTATAGTAGCCATCAACGAAAAACCGTATTCACTGGATAATATTTACGAAATGATTTCGGAAAGCCAAAACTGGAAAGAAAACGATGCAATTACCCTAAAAATAAAAAGAGACGGTAAAGAACAAACCATAAAAGGAAAAGTAAAACTGCCATACGAAGAAAAAGAAGGATTAAAAGCGACAGACGCCACTAAAACGACTTTGAAAAATACATGGTTAAAAGGATAA
- a CDS encoding alpha/beta hydrolase family protein — MKKATFIVLLAFVTNCFAQQPAFNKEEVTINTLLKGSLYIPLNQSNKTNLVILIAGSGPTDRDGNQKGMSNNSLKKLSEELAKKDNAVFSYDKRIFAQMAAGTLNEASLSFDDFIKDAKDVIAYFKNQKKYNKIIIAGHSEGALIGLVAANGNADAYISLAGAGRPIDEVLLEQIGKQAPFLKEEVQKNLEILKSGKTFENKNQMLAALFRESVQPYMISWIKYNPQNEIKKIQIPVLIINGDKDLQVAVADAQALKQAKPEAKLEIITNMNHVLKEIKGDEAENKASYTNPDLPVTEGLTTAINLFIKSL; from the coding sequence ATGAAGAAAGCAACTTTTATAGTTCTATTGGCATTCGTTACCAATTGTTTTGCCCAACAACCAGCATTCAATAAAGAAGAAGTTACCATAAACACCTTGCTGAAAGGGTCATTATACATCCCTTTAAATCAAAGCAACAAAACAAATCTTGTCATACTGATTGCAGGCTCAGGCCCAACAGACAGAGACGGAAACCAAAAAGGGATGAGCAATAATTCCTTAAAAAAACTATCGGAAGAATTAGCCAAAAAAGATAATGCTGTTTTTAGTTATGACAAAAGAATCTTTGCTCAAATGGCTGCCGGAACGCTTAACGAAGCAAGTCTTTCTTTTGATGATTTTATTAAGGATGCCAAAGACGTCATCGCGTATTTTAAAAACCAAAAGAAATACAACAAAATCATAATTGCCGGACACAGCGAAGGAGCTTTAATCGGATTGGTAGCAGCAAATGGAAATGCAGATGCCTACATTTCATTGGCTGGAGCCGGAAGACCAATTGATGAAGTACTATTGGAACAAATAGGAAAACAAGCGCCTTTCTTAAAAGAAGAAGTCCAAAAAAATCTGGAAATCCTTAAATCCGGAAAAACATTCGAAAATAAAAACCAAATGTTAGCTGCTCTTTTCAGGGAAAGCGTACAACCGTATATGATTTCCTGGATCAAATACAATCCGCAAAATGAAATTAAAAAAATACAAATACCGGTTCTGATCATCAACGGAGACAAAGATTTACAAGTAGCTGTTGCAGATGCCCAAGCACTAAAACAAGCCAAACCGGAAGCCAAATTAGAAATCATAACCAACATGAATCATGTTTTAAAAGAAATTAAAGGCGACGAAGCAGAGAACAAAGCGTCATACACCAACCCGGATTTACCGGTGACGGAAGGACTGACTACAGCAATAAATCTTTTCATTAAATCATTATAA
- a CDS encoding DUF2805 domain-containing protein, with the protein MKKSNRKELNWEQTEKLVTLALEEKNPFEIIKKEFGLAEKEVLEIMKKKMPAEKFEMWKKKATANKPKPKPLKIDDFDEDLDGKYYIKNKLD; encoded by the coding sequence ATGAAAAAGAGTAACCGCAAAGAATTGAACTGGGAACAAACAGAAAAACTTGTTACGTTGGCCTTAGAAGAAAAAAATCCTTTTGAAATTATCAAAAAAGAATTTGGTCTGGCCGAAAAAGAGGTTTTAGAAATCATGAAAAAGAAGATGCCCGCAGAAAAATTTGAGATGTGGAAAAAGAAAGCTACTGCTAATAAACCAAAACCAAAACCCCTTAAAATCGATGATTTCGACGAAGATTTGGATGGCAAATATTACATAAAAAACAAACTTGATTAA
- a CDS encoding sterol desaturase family protein has product MNDLISYFTTIPSSHRSLILVGGITLFWLIENAFPLFNFNYKKTHHAGINLFLTMTTIVVNFCLAFILVKTADWTIINNFGILQELPQMPVWLYTLIGLLLLDLIGAYLVHLVEHKTKFLWRFHLIHHTDTWIDTTTANRHHPGESVIRFIFTTFGVLIVGSPMWMVFLYQTLSVIATQFNHANIALPKKVDVFLSYFIVSPDMHKVHHHYVLPYTDSNYGNIFSIWDRIFGTFMTMPREEIRYGVDTHLKPEEHNELKNLLKIPFQKQRAFEKD; this is encoded by the coding sequence ATGAACGACCTTATTTCTTATTTTACCACGATTCCATCGTCGCACCGAAGCTTGATTCTGGTAGGTGGAATTACACTGTTTTGGCTGATCGAAAACGCATTTCCGCTTTTTAATTTTAACTATAAAAAAACGCATCATGCCGGCATAAATCTCTTTTTGACAATGACAACCATCGTGGTCAATTTCTGTTTGGCTTTCATTTTGGTAAAAACGGCGGATTGGACAATAATAAATAATTTTGGAATTTTACAAGAACTGCCGCAAATGCCAGTGTGGCTTTATACGCTGATTGGGTTACTTTTATTAGATTTAATTGGAGCGTATCTGGTTCATCTGGTAGAACACAAAACCAAGTTTTTATGGCGGTTTCATCTGATTCACCATACCGATACTTGGATTGACACCACTACTGCCAACAGGCACCATCCCGGCGAAAGTGTCATCCGGTTTATCTTTACCACCTTTGGCGTTTTGATTGTAGGAAGCCCGATGTGGATGGTATTTCTCTACCAAACCCTATCGGTAATCGCAACCCAATTTAACCATGCCAATATTGCATTACCCAAAAAAGTAGATGTGTTTTTGAGTTATTTTATTGTTTCTCCCGATATGCATAAAGTACATCATCATTATGTTTTGCCGTACACCGATAGTAATTACGGGAATATTTTTTCGATTTGGGACCGAATATTCGGAACTTTTATGACAATGCCAAGAGAAGAAATCCGCTATGGTGTAGACACACACCTGAAGCCCGAAGAGCACAATGAGCTGAAGAACTTACTTAAAATTCCGTTTCAAAAACAACGCGCTTTCGAAAAGGACTAA
- a CDS encoding alpha-ketoglutarate-dependent dioxygenase AlkB family protein, translated as MNALFQQEPIVLDLPDAEIIYFPHFFNTEEADRLFSELKNNSAWQQDEIRVFGKIHPQPRLTALYGEQEKPYSYANITMQPLEWTPILQKIKESVESTCQTKFTSVLLNYYRDGKDSNGWHADNEKELGTNPVIASISLGAERVFQLKHNTDKECKKNIVLEHGSLLLMKGTTQQFWKHQIPKTTKPIGPRINLTFRVII; from the coding sequence ATGAACGCATTATTCCAACAAGAACCTATTGTACTCGATCTACCGGACGCAGAAATAATCTACTTTCCTCATTTTTTTAATACAGAGGAAGCGGACAGATTGTTTAGCGAATTAAAAAACAACAGTGCGTGGCAACAAGATGAGATTCGGGTTTTTGGAAAAATTCATCCACAACCCCGACTGACCGCTTTATATGGAGAACAAGAAAAACCCTACTCTTATGCGAATATCACCATGCAACCCTTAGAATGGACACCCATTTTGCAAAAAATAAAAGAATCCGTCGAAAGCACTTGCCAAACCAAATTCACCTCGGTATTACTGAACTATTACCGGGACGGCAAGGACAGTAACGGCTGGCACGCCGACAACGAAAAAGAATTAGGGACAAACCCAGTTATAGCTTCGATAAGTCTCGGCGCGGAACGTGTTTTTCAATTGAAACACAACACAGACAAAGAGTGTAAAAAAAACATAGTATTGGAACATGGCAGCCTCTTATTAATGAAAGGAACTACCCAACAATTCTGGAAACATCAAATCCCGAAAACGACAAAACCCATAGGACCCAGAATTAACCTCACTTTTAGAGTCATTATATAA
- a CDS encoding EamA family transporter, which produces MIKNSVLKGVLLVGLGATSYGMLATFVKMAYDENYSTAEVTVAQFVLGILGILSINAFQKNKKGNAVIKASRKNIFQLMLAGTSLGLTSVFYYLTVKYIPVSIAIVLLMQTVWMGVLLEMILDKKRPSTQKIISVFIVLIGTVLATNLLQTKIHLDWRGIGLGLLAAASFTTTMFTANRVAVGISSAQRSLYMLLGGAVIVFAFAMVTQSTPFNFNIFIKWGIILALFGTIIPPMLMNAGFPLTGIGLGSIVSALELPVSVLMAYFLLNETVNTLQWFGITLILAAIVLMNANHKKESIS; this is translated from the coding sequence ATGATAAAAAACAGCGTATTAAAAGGAGTTTTATTAGTAGGACTTGGAGCTACGAGTTACGGAATGCTGGCCACATTTGTAAAAATGGCGTATGACGAAAACTATTCAACAGCCGAAGTTACTGTAGCCCAATTTGTCTTGGGAATACTTGGAATACTTAGTATCAATGCATTTCAAAAAAACAAGAAAGGAAATGCAGTCATAAAGGCATCTCGCAAAAACATTTTTCAATTGATGCTGGCCGGAACTTCGCTGGGATTAACCAGTGTATTTTACTATCTGACGGTAAAGTACATCCCGGTTTCTATCGCTATTGTTTTGCTGATGCAAACCGTTTGGATGGGAGTACTATTGGAAATGATTTTGGATAAAAAACGCCCTTCAACTCAAAAAATAATTTCGGTATTCATTGTTTTAATCGGAACTGTTCTAGCGACAAATCTTTTACAAACCAAAATACATTTAGATTGGCGCGGTATCGGGTTAGGCCTTCTGGCGGCAGCTTCGTTTACCACAACGATGTTCACAGCAAATCGGGTGGCTGTTGGTATTTCTTCGGCACAACGCAGTTTATACATGCTGTTAGGTGGTGCGGTCATTGTGTTTGCTTTTGCAATGGTAACGCAATCAACACCCTTTAATTTTAATATTTTCATAAAATGGGGAATTATACTAGCCCTTTTTGGAACTATAATTCCACCTATGCTGATGAATGCCGGTTTTCCGCTTACCGGAATTGGGCTGGGAAGTATTGTTTCGGCTTTAGAACTACCGGTATCCGTTTTGATGGCTTATTTTCTGTTGAATGAAACGGTAAATACACTGCAATGGTTTGGAATTACGTTAATTCTTGCAGCTATTGTACTGATGAATGCAAATCATAAAAAAGAATCAATTTCTTAA
- a CDS encoding DUF2721 domain-containing protein, protein MTLHIETPALLFSATSLILLAYTNRFLTVATIVRGLKKTYKEKENSMILLEIKNLNLRLTLIRYMQMAGVSSLFLSVFTMLLLFLDQQVSSIYLFGLSLLALLISLGLSFWEINISVDALRLHLSDLTHKEQVKD, encoded by the coding sequence ATGACCCTACACATTGAAACTCCGGCCTTACTTTTCTCCGCTACTTCCTTAATTTTACTGGCATATACCAATCGGTTTTTAACGGTGGCCACGATTGTCCGAGGTCTCAAAAAAACCTATAAAGAGAAAGAAAACAGCATGATTTTATTGGAAATAAAAAACCTTAACTTACGATTGACACTCATTCGCTACATGCAAATGGCGGGTGTTTCGAGTTTGTTTTTATCGGTATTTACGATGTTATTATTGTTTTTGGATCAACAAGTATCGAGCATTTACTTATTCGGATTAAGTTTACTGGCCTTATTGATTTCATTGGGATTGTCATTTTGGGAAATCAATATTTCGGTTGATGCTTTGCGACTGCACCTAAGTGATTTGACGCATAAAGAACAGGTAAAAGACTAG
- a CDS encoding LysR family transcriptional regulator: MNYTLHQLKVFLKITQNKSITKAAIELHLSQPAVSIQLKNFQDQFDVPLTEVIGRKLYVTDFGKEIALASEKILNEVHAINYKTMAFKGQLTGKLKISVVSTGKYVIPYFLSDFLKQNQGVELILDVTNKNKVLKNLERNEVDFSLVSVLPETIEIENVELMPNSLYLIANIDQNVGAGIQDKKILETLPIIYREQGSGTRYVMEKFIDNNQLTVIKKMVLTGNEAVKQAVLAGLGCSIMPIIGIKNELNNGDLQIIPVKDLPIQSNWNLIWLKGKKFSPVADAYLNFILKEKTRIIKQTFNWIKH; the protein is encoded by the coding sequence ATGAACTATACCCTGCATCAACTAAAAGTTTTTTTAAAAATTACCCAAAACAAAAGCATCACTAAGGCTGCTATTGAATTGCATCTTTCCCAACCTGCAGTATCAATACAATTAAAAAATTTTCAAGATCAATTTGATGTTCCACTAACTGAAGTAATTGGAAGAAAACTGTATGTGACAGATTTTGGTAAAGAAATTGCCTTGGCCTCCGAAAAAATTTTAAATGAAGTGCATGCCATAAACTATAAAACAATGGCATTTAAGGGGCAATTGACGGGGAAATTAAAAATTTCCGTAGTATCAACAGGCAAATATGTAATACCCTATTTTTTGTCTGATTTTTTGAAACAAAATCAAGGTGTTGAATTAATTCTGGATGTGACCAATAAAAATAAAGTATTAAAAAATTTAGAAAGAAATGAAGTAGATTTTTCTTTGGTTTCAGTTTTACCAGAAACCATAGAAATTGAAAACGTAGAGCTTATGCCTAATTCCCTTTACCTTATTGCTAATATTGATCAAAATGTAGGGGCAGGAATTCAGGATAAAAAAATTTTAGAAACGTTACCAATCATCTATCGCGAACAAGGATCAGGAACAAGATATGTGATGGAAAAATTTATAGACAACAATCAATTAACGGTTATAAAAAAAATGGTTCTTACCGGAAATGAAGCTGTAAAACAAGCCGTACTTGCAGGACTTGGTTGTTCCATTATGCCAATAATTGGTATAAAAAACGAACTCAATAATGGTGACCTGCAAATTATTCCGGTAAAAGACTTACCTATCCAATCTAACTGGAATTTAATTTGGTTAAAAGGCAAAAAATTTTCACCAGTTGCCGATGCTTATTTAAATTTTATTCTAAAAGAAAAAACTAGAATCATCAAACAAACCTTTAACTGGATTAAACATTAA
- a CDS encoding DUF6671 family protein: MFKGRKLLIATKHHKEQVIAPIFEKGLGVHCFVPENYDSDVFGTFSGEVDRKVNALETVRAKCLAAMAEFDCDLGIASEGSFGIHPSIFFAHADNEFLIFIDKKNDLEIIVRELSLDTNFYGEKILNIEMLFDFATKVQFPTHAIILRSNPSELSGIIKGITTTSQLEDSFEHLISVYGSVYAETDMRALYNPTRMGVIKITAQKLLETIKTECPSCKTPGFSITDVRSGLPCSWCSMPTRSTLSFIYTCKKCSFSSERRYPHQKTTEEPGYCDSCNP, translated from the coding sequence ATGTTTAAGGGTAGAAAATTACTTATTGCAACGAAGCATCATAAAGAGCAGGTGATTGCTCCAATTTTTGAAAAAGGCTTAGGTGTTCATTGTTTTGTACCTGAAAATTATGATTCGGATGTTTTTGGAACCTTTTCAGGGGAAGTTGATCGAAAAGTAAATGCATTGGAAACTGTAAGAGCAAAATGTTTGGCAGCTATGGCTGAATTTGATTGTGATTTGGGAATCGCAAGTGAAGGTTCTTTTGGAATACATCCTTCTATTTTCTTTGCTCATGCCGACAATGAGTTTTTAATTTTTATCGATAAAAAAAACGATTTGGAAATTATTGTCCGTGAACTCAGTCTGGACACTAATTTTTATGGAGAAAAAATCCTCAATATAGAAATGCTCTTTGATTTTGCTACGAAAGTTCAATTCCCGACACATGCCATAATTTTGAGAAGTAATCCAAGTGAACTTAGTGGAATCATTAAAGGCATCACTACAACAAGTCAATTGGAGGATTCTTTTGAGCATTTAATAAGTGTTTATGGAAGTGTTTATGCTGAAACTGACATGCGTGCACTATATAATCCCACACGCATGGGTGTGATAAAAATTACTGCACAGAAATTATTAGAAACCATAAAAACGGAATGTCCAAGTTGTAAAACGCCTGGTTTTAGTATTACAGATGTAAGATCTGGCTTGCCTTGTTCTTGGTGTTCAATGCCAACTCGTTCAACTTTGAGTTTCATTTATACTTGTAAGAAGTGTTCTTTTAGTTCTGAAAGAAGGTATCCTCACCAAAAAACAACAGAAGAACCCGGCTATTGTGATAGCTGTAATCCTTAA
- a CDS encoding L-threonylcarbamoyladenylate synthase — MTLINNSIQKAVALLNQDQIIGIPTETVYGLAGNIYSIPAIESIFKMKQRPFFNPLIVHIKSVEDLPEIVSVIPEKAFMLAAAFWPGPLTLVLKKQASIPDLVTGGKDTVAVRVPNHSLTLALLEQLDYPLAAPSANPFGCISPTAAEHVANYFKNLLPMVLDGGVCQRGIESTIIGFDNDEPVLYRMGSLAIEDIELIVGPVKMRTHDDNTPMAPGMLSRHYAPLTTTHMSANVTELLKTFVNQKIGVLIFQKGIDNHPNIVAQEILSPTGNLAEAASQLYAALHRLDECKLDVIIAERFPDVGLGKTINDRLERATKK; from the coding sequence ATGACATTAATTAATAATTCGATTCAAAAGGCTGTTGCCTTATTAAATCAAGACCAAATTATTGGTATTCCTACTGAAACGGTTTATGGTTTGGCCGGAAATATTTACAGTATCCCTGCCATTGAAAGTATTTTCAAGATGAAGCAAAGACCCTTTTTTAATCCCTTAATTGTTCATATTAAGTCGGTAGAGGACTTGCCTGAAATAGTTAGCGTTATTCCTGAAAAAGCCTTTATGCTAGCTGCTGCTTTTTGGCCGGGACCTTTAACCTTAGTGTTAAAAAAACAAGCAAGTATTCCGGATTTAGTCACTGGAGGCAAAGATACGGTAGCGGTTAGGGTTCCAAATCATTCGCTAACTTTAGCGCTTTTGGAGCAGCTTGACTATCCCTTAGCTGCTCCAAGCGCAAACCCTTTTGGTTGTATTAGTCCAACAGCGGCTGAACATGTTGCTAACTATTTTAAAAATCTGTTACCAATGGTTTTAGATGGAGGGGTCTGTCAACGAGGGATTGAATCTACTATCATAGGATTTGATAATGATGAGCCTGTTTTATATCGCATGGGTTCTCTTGCAATTGAGGATATTGAACTAATTGTGGGTCCTGTAAAAATGAGAACTCATGATGATAATACTCCAATGGCACCCGGAATGCTTTCTAGGCATTATGCGCCTTTAACCACTACCCATATGAGTGCGAATGTAACGGAGCTACTCAAGACTTTTGTGAATCAAAAAATTGGAGTTTTAATCTTCCAAAAAGGGATTGATAATCATCCTAATATTGTAGCACAGGAAATTCTATCTCCCACAGGAAATTTGGCAGAAGCAGCATCGCAATTGTATGCTGCTTTACATCGATTAGATGAGTGTAAGCTTGACGTCATTATAGCCGAACGTTTTCCAGATGTGGGTTTAGGCAAAACTATTAACGATCGATTAGAAAGAGCCACTAAAAAATAA
- a CDS encoding dihydroorotase, with protein MDTIIRNAKVVNEGKILDLDVLISGERIEKIASSITLNPVKKYIEINATGLYLLPGVIDDQVHFRDPGLTHKGTLFTESAAAVAGGITSFMDMPNTIPNTLTQELLEEKYRMAAEKSLANYSFFMGISKHNLDEALRTDTENVCGITDDGLYFNNDEGILANYPDFLEDLFSRTDTLVALHSEDDTVINANTQKFKLQYGADIPFFYHSLIRNEQACLKATQRVLKIAEKHETRLHLFHISTLAEAKLFDNHTPIREKRITAEACVHHLWFSDADYERLGSKIKWNPAIKKDQDRKGLMQSLLNNKIDIIATDHAPHTIAEKAGNYFQAHSGGPLVQHGLLAILELFHRGEIPLEKVVEKMSHNVAEIYRIKERGYIREGYFADLVLVDLNKQQEVSENSLLYKCNWSPFLGQVFKSSINSTFVNGNLVYEKGLVQTDIKGKRLRFEKIR; from the coding sequence ATGGATACTATTATTAGAAATGCAAAAGTAGTCAATGAGGGAAAAATACTCGATTTAGATGTACTAATTTCAGGGGAAAGAATTGAAAAAATAGCATCTTCAATCACGTTAAACCCCGTAAAAAAATATATTGAAATTAATGCGACAGGACTTTATCTGCTTCCCGGAGTTATTGATGATCAAGTTCATTTTAGAGATCCAGGACTAACTCATAAAGGTACCCTTTTTACCGAATCTGCCGCAGCTGTAGCTGGTGGTATTACTTCTTTTATGGACATGCCAAATACGATTCCAAATACACTGACTCAGGAATTATTAGAAGAAAAGTACCGAATGGCCGCCGAGAAATCACTAGCGAATTATTCTTTTTTTATGGGGATTTCTAAGCATAACTTAGACGAAGCTTTAAGAACAGATACTGAAAATGTATGCGGAATCACAGATGACGGCCTCTATTTTAATAACGACGAAGGTATTTTAGCAAATTATCCAGACTTTTTAGAAGACCTATTTTCAAGAACAGATACGCTTGTCGCTTTACATAGTGAAGATGATACGGTTATAAATGCGAATACTCAGAAGTTTAAGCTTCAATATGGGGCCGATATTCCATTTTTTTATCATTCTCTGATTCGAAATGAGCAAGCTTGCTTAAAAGCAACTCAACGGGTACTGAAAATTGCTGAAAAACACGAAACACGCTTACATCTCTTTCATATTTCAACTTTGGCGGAAGCTAAATTATTCGATAATCATACACCAATCAGAGAAAAACGAATCACGGCGGAAGCCTGCGTGCATCATCTTTGGTTTTCAGATGCGGATTATGAAAGACTGGGATCCAAGATTAAATGGAATCCCGCTATCAAAAAAGATCAGGATCGAAAAGGTTTGATGCAATCACTACTAAATAATAAGATAGATATTATTGCTACAGATCATGCTCCTCATACCATTGCGGAAAAAGCAGGGAATTATTTTCAGGCACATTCTGGGGGACCTTTGGTACAACATGGCCTTTTAGCCATCTTAGAATTATTTCATCGGGGTGAAATTCCATTGGAGAAAGTAGTGGAAAAAATGAGTCATAATGTAGCCGAAATTTACCGAATCAAAGAACGAGGCTATATTCGGGAGGGCTATTTTGCAGATTTGGTTTTAGTTGATTTAAATAAGCAACAGGAAGTAAGTGAGAATTCTCTTTTATATAAATGTAATTGGTCTCCTTTTTTAGGGCAGGTTTTTAAAAGTAGTATCAATTCTACTTTTGTAAATGGAAATCTAGTTTATGAAAAAGGACTTGTTCAGACGGATATAAAAGGGAAAAGATTGCGATTTGAAAAGATTCGATAA